Sequence from the Caldisericaceae bacterium genome:
CCCCGGAGTTTTTCTGTAAGAATAAGATCTAACTAATTACCTGATTGAAGTTCTTCTTGCACTGTATCAGTATCAGGTGCTTGAGAAGCTTTTTCTTCCATACTATCTGAAGCTTCAACTATCAATACTGAACCTGTGCCTGCATCAATTTTTACATCACTTAATTTGTTGTTGGCATCTTTAATAGTAACACTATACACAAGATAGCAATTTTCATTATCTAAACTTGTTTTTACAACTGTGCCTGGAACTTTAGCCAGGGCAGCTTTTTCTGCATCAGCTTGTGAAATCTTTGCAAGTCCTTGAAGGGCTTGAGCTTCACTTGCTTCATCTTTTGCATCTGTTTCAGTTACAGCAATACTCCCAACATAGTTTGGCTCTTTTACATCGTTTTGAGTGTTTGCTTCATCTTGAGCTTTTGCACTAGTTGCTACCTGAGAAGTAGTTGTTGTTCCACTTGCAAACACATTGTGTTTGCTTACAAAGAATGCAGTACTTGATACTATCACGCCAAGAATTACCATCAACGCTAAAACTCTTTTTTTCATCTTGCACCTCCTAAGTGTAAGTTTTTTTGGAAGTTCTTTTTGAACTTCCTGAAAGCATTATACAAAACCATCTGTGAAGAATCCGTGAAGAAATTACTATCTTACACTTCTTTAGAAAAAAATTTTAATGGAAAGGTCCGTGCAAGAAAAAAAATAAAGGCATCCTATTAGGATGCCGTAAGACAGCACTTTAGAAATACTTTTTAGTATAGTTTAAAGTTTTAATCTAAAAATTCATTATTTACTTTATACCAGCCTGGGTTTTCTTCAAGAGTTGGTTTAAATTGCTCTGCCCAGTTAAGGAAGGCATTTACAATTTCTTTGTTTGGATATCTTGCTCCATGCTGGGGGATAATTTGTTCTACATCCAAGCTTCTTACCAATTTGACCCACTCTTTAATTGAGTAAGAAGACGGCAAGTATCTTTTGTGAAAGCCTTCCATATACTGCTTGTGGTTTTCAAAATCTTGAACTTCTTCGTAAGGTGCATTAAAAGAAGTGCCCATATCCCCTGAAAGAAGAATTTTTGATGTTGGGTCGTATGCTTGAAAGTTCCCCGGAGAGTGTAAAAAATGTGCTGGAAGAAGGATAATTTCTGTATTACCTAATTTAAGTTTTCCACCGTAGTCGTTTACTAAGACAAAGCGCTCTTTACTAATACCTTTCGTTGTATAGTGAGGGATAAATCTTTCCCAAAGAGTTGAGATTACTATTTTTGAATTTAAGGAGATCAACCAAAAATTTAGCGATGCTCCAACATCAGGGTCTTGATGCGATAAAACTATGTATTTTATTTTTTGCGGCGGAATAATTGTTGAAATTTCTGAGAATAGGAAGGTATTAATTCTTGTGCCACCTGGTTCAAATAAAATTCCTTCATCGCCATTTTTTATAAGGAACTGATTTGTTTCAACTTCATCTGCATCTTCATAATTGTAGAATTTCACAACTTCGTGTTTCTCGTTTTTAAAAAGTGTAATTTTCATAAAACCCCCTTTAAATTTTTTCTAATTATAATTTATTTCAGTTACTTAGTCAACCTTATTTAAATAAATTTAGTCATTTTAAAAGGTGAAATTTTTAAACCTTTATTTATTAAAAAAATTGTGTATAATAAAGTATGCTAAAAGGGTTTCTTTGGAAGGATATGAAGTTATCACAAATTCTTAATCTTGTTAACAAAAACAAGATGTCTGGCATTCTCTATATTGGTTTGGAAGATGAAAATCAAGTTCTTATAAAAGAAGGCCGTATTGTTTATGCAAGTTATAATGATTTTTCTGATTTAGATGCGCTGAAAGAGATGGCAATTGTAAAAGATGAGTTTGATTTTAACATCCAGGGTTCTGTTTTTTTTAAATCCGAATTTGAAAATTTAACAGATTCAGTAATAAAAACAATTGAAGAAACCGAAAATATTTTTACGAATATCTCATATCTACTTGATATGTTTGTTGAAATTGGTGAAGGTAATAAAGAAATCGTTCTTACTTCCGAAGAGATAAAATTCCTTTCCTCAATGGAAGTAAAACCTCAAAGTGTAAAAAGTATAGTTTCAAATCGAAGAGTTCCAACTATAGATACCCTCGTTCTTATTCATAAATTAATTGAAAAATCTGCTCTTTTGGCATACAAAATTGAATACCCTAATGTATTTGAATATATTGTTGAAAAATATCCCAATTTAATTGAGATTTGTAAGAATTATCCAGATAACATAAACAAAGTAAAAGAAGTAATTTTAAAAACTCAAAAAGATATCGCAAAACAGATTGTTAACGAGATTAGCAGAATAAAATAAAATTCATTTTTTTTGCTTCATCGACTTTTCTTTTTTTATTTAATCTATCTGTTATTTTTGCGAATTTGGGTCTCTTACAAAAGCAGTAAAATAACCCAAAATGTCATGCTGACTTTGAAATAATCCTAAAACAAACAATTTCATTCCTACGTGGTGAAGACTCGCCTGGTCATTCAGATAAGCGAACGAATTAAGCGAGGAAGAATCTTTTCCTTTGAAAGACAAGATCCTTCTTTTCACTCAGGATGACATAATGGGCGTCATTCTTAACGAGGCGACCTTTTGCCGAGGAAGAATCTTGCCGTTCATCCTATATTGCCATTCTGAGGGTGTAAGAAATGAAGAATCTCATACGTTTAAAGACAGGATCCTTCGCTTAAGTTTACACTGAGCAAAGAAAACGTGCTCGGGATGACTGGATGAGAAAGGGAAGCCTTGGGACTGTTCCTCTCAAATATTAGATCCTTC
This genomic interval carries:
- a CDS encoding PepSY domain-containing protein; protein product: MKKRVLALMVILGVIVSSTAFFVSKHNVFASGTTTTSQVATSAKAQDEANTQNDVKEPNYVGSIAVTETDAKDEASEAQALQGLAKISQADAEKAALAKVPGTVVKTSLDNENCYLVYSVTIKDANNKLSDVKIDAGTGSVLIVEASDSMEEKASQAPDTDTVQEELQSGN
- a CDS encoding MBL fold metallo-hydrolase; this translates as MKITLFKNEKHEVVKFYNYEDADEVETNQFLIKNGDEGILFEPGGTRINTFLFSEISTIIPPQKIKYIVLSHQDPDVGASLNFWLISLNSKIVISTLWERFIPHYTTKGISKERFVLVNDYGGKLKLGNTEIILLPAHFLHSPGNFQAYDPTSKILLSGDMGTSFNAPYEEVQDFENHKQYMEGFHKRYLPSSYSIKEWVKLVRSLDVEQIIPQHGARYPNKEIVNAFLNWAEQFKPTLEENPGWYKVNNEFLD
- a CDS encoding DUF4388 domain-containing protein, which codes for MKLSQILNLVNKNKMSGILYIGLEDENQVLIKEGRIVYASYNDFSDLDALKEMAIVKDEFDFNIQGSVFFKSEFENLTDSVIKTIEETENIFTNISYLLDMFVEIGEGNKEIVLTSEEIKFLSSMEVKPQSVKSIVSNRRVPTIDTLVLIHKLIEKSALLAYKIEYPNVFEYIVEKYPNLIEICKNYPDNINKVKEVILKTQKDIAKQIVNEISRIK